From a region of the Fibrobacterota bacterium genome:
- a CDS encoding AAA family ATPase has translation MTNGTKVDIQAITEKVKREGAFIQKILDEVGRTVIGQRNMLEKLIIGLLADGHVLLEGVPGLAKTTAVKSLANAINCHFSRIQFTPDLLPADLIGTLIFNPKSGDFHVKRGPIFANIVLADEINRAPSKVQSALLEAMQEKHVTIGDTTYPLPPLFLVLATQNPLEQEGTYPLPEAQVDRFMLKVTLTYPTKEEEKAIVNLVSGKGLHTAEKMATEEDILRARSTVGEVYMDDKIMDYIINLVGATRDPVGHGIKDVAGLIEFGCSPRTSISLAKASKAHALIRGRGYVTPEDVKAIGMDVMKHRLILSYEAEAEEVKAENVVQRVFDSVEVP, from the coding sequence ATGACCAACGGGACCAAGGTGGATATCCAAGCCATCACCGAAAAGGTGAAGCGCGAAGGCGCCTTCATCCAGAAGATCCTGGACGAAGTGGGGCGCACCGTGATCGGGCAGCGCAACATGCTGGAAAAGCTGATCATCGGGCTGTTGGCCGACGGCCACGTTTTGCTCGAAGGCGTGCCGGGCCTGGCCAAGACCACGGCCGTGAAGTCGCTGGCGAATGCCATCAACTGCCACTTCAGCCGCATCCAGTTCACCCCGGATCTGCTGCCCGCCGATCTCATCGGCACCCTCATCTTCAATCCCAAGTCCGGGGACTTCCACGTCAAGCGCGGGCCCATCTTCGCCAACATCGTGCTGGCGGACGAAATCAACCGCGCCCCGTCCAAGGTGCAATCTGCCTTGCTGGAGGCAATGCAAGAGAAGCACGTGACCATCGGGGACACCACTTACCCGCTACCGCCACTCTTTTTGGTGCTCGCGACCCAGAACCCTTTGGAACAGGAAGGCACCTATCCTCTGCCCGAAGCGCAGGTGGATCGCTTCATGCTCAAGGTCACCCTCACCTACCCCACCAAGGAAGAGGAGAAGGCCATCGTGAACCTGGTATCGGGCAAGGGCCTGCATACGGCCGAGAAGATGGCTACCGAGGAGGACATCCTCAGGGCCCGGTCCACGGTGGGCGAAGTATACATGGACGACAAGATCATGGACTACATCATCAACCTGGTGGGGGCCACGCGCGATCCCGTCGGACATGGCATCAAGGACGTCGCCGGGCTGATCGAGTTCGGTTGCTCGCCGCGGACCAGCATCAGCCTGGCCAAGGCTTCCAAGGCCCACGCCTTGATCCGCGGCCGGGGTTACGTGACCCCGGAAGACGTGAAGGCGATCGGGATGGACGTGATGAAGCATCGCCTGATCCTGAGCTACGAGGCCGAAGCGGAGGAAGTGAAGGCGGAGAACGTGGTGCAACGGGTATTCGATTCGGTAGAGGTCCCGTAA
- a CDS encoding DUF58 domain-containing protein — MIPKEVLKKVHQIEIRTTGIVNSVLAGAYSSSFKGQGMEFAEVREYVPGDEIRSIDWNVTARHGTPFIKKFTEERELTVILVVDASSSGDFGSQGEMKGEVMATLSALLAFSATHNNDRVGLLIFTSQIEMYIPPKKGRRHVLRVIRELLYFKPKERGTNLALALEYLNKIQSRRAVVFVVSDFATGDFEKPIKALMRKHDGVAITVWDPREREMPDVGFIELEDAETGEIILVDTGDEDFRKTFKKETQRESSQLKRLFRRMRIDFVEIVIQPKYDDTIHPLLEYFRKRASKLR, encoded by the coding sequence ATGATACCGAAAGAAGTCCTGAAAAAAGTCCATCAGATCGAGATCCGCACCACGGGCATCGTCAATTCCGTGCTCGCTGGCGCGTACTCGTCGTCCTTCAAGGGCCAGGGGATGGAATTCGCCGAAGTGCGCGAATACGTGCCCGGGGACGAGATCCGCTCTATCGATTGGAACGTGACCGCGCGGCACGGGACGCCCTTCATCAAGAAATTCACCGAGGAGCGCGAGCTCACCGTGATCCTGGTGGTGGACGCATCCTCATCGGGGGACTTCGGCAGCCAAGGGGAGATGAAAGGCGAGGTGATGGCCACCCTGAGCGCCTTGCTCGCCTTCTCGGCCACGCACAACAACGACCGGGTGGGATTACTCATCTTCACCTCCCAGATCGAGATGTACATCCCGCCCAAGAAGGGCCGCCGCCACGTGCTGCGCGTCATCCGCGAGCTGCTGTATTTCAAGCCCAAGGAACGGGGGACCAATCTGGCCCTGGCCCTGGAGTACCTCAACAAGATCCAGAGCCGCCGCGCCGTCGTCTTCGTGGTCTCCGACTTCGCCACCGGAGATTTCGAAAAGCCCATCAAGGCCCTGATGCGCAAGCACGACGGAGTGGCCATCACGGTATGGGATCCGCGCGAGCGCGAAATGCCGGACGTGGGCTTCATCGAGCTGGAGGATGCGGAAACCGGCGAGATCATCCTGGTGGATACGGGCGACGAGGACTTCCGCAAGACCTTCAAGAAGGAAACCCAGCGGGAGAGTTCGCAATTGAAGCGGCTGTTCCGGCGCATGCGCATCGATTTCGTCGAGATCGTCATCCAACCGAAGTACGACGACACCATCCACCCACTGCTCGAGTATTTCCGCAAGAGGGCTTCCAAGCTACGATGA